The Rhododendron vialii isolate Sample 1 chromosome 6a, ASM3025357v1 genome includes a window with the following:
- the LOC131328535 gene encoding uncharacterized protein LOC131328535: protein MSVSSSEAEKHMALQTTLSKFEAYLLEKRLMGSQESKEDFSACAAEDEYPMPVVDQLVDGASGHKVLSFMDGHSGYNQIFIDETDTAKTAFRCPGALRTFEWVVMPFSLKNIYIDDIVVKSQSYDDHLERLRKSFLRMQQFDLKVNLLKCAVGVVAGKFLGFLVHNRGIEVDKNKAKAIMEAKPPTTKKELQKLLGSFNFLRRFISNLAGRVQVFSPLLKLKDHDVFVWEANHQKAFDEIKGYLATAPVLMPPIKNRPLKLYISAAEGSIGGLLAQDNAQGKQQAVYYLSRLLTPCERRSMNTEANSLAQASTGLKLAPETIHKIITIQKKLLPSVRRRGLGLEIFTSDFTGEESDDEPENDWRTPIISFLKRPHHRTSRKVRRRAMSYILVGHPEAMRVMSEVHEGICGAHQSGIKMRWLIRRYGYYWPTILKDCIRFSKGCQPCQAHGPIQRVPAADYHAVVKPWPFRGWALDVIGKIYPPSSGNHTYILVATDYFTKWAEAVPLKSVDQQEVIKVIKERIIHRFGLPEHLVADRGTIFMGEQVVNFAAQQNIIISNSTPYYAQGNGQTESTNRTLVNTVEKMVKDNLRAWHELLSEALWAYRTSKKEATNITPYMLVYGHDPVLPMEVAVKSTRIAYQNGLTSADYTQAMLMELEDLDEVRLAALDHMLVQKRRVARSYDKRVRKKSFTEVTWFRRQSSP from the exons ATGTCAGTAAGCTCTTCAGAAGCAGAGAAACATATGGCCCTTCAGACCACAttgtcaaagtttgaagcctATTTACTAGAGAAGAGGCTGATGGGAAGTCAAGAGTCTAAGGAAGATTTTTCGGCCTGTGCGGCCGAA GACGAGTATCCAATGCCAGTCGTAGATCAGTTGGTAGATGGAGCTTCTGGTCACAAGGTTTTGTCCTTCATGGACGGACATTCTGGTTACAATCAGATCTTTATCGACGAGACCGATACGGCTAAGACCGCTTTTAGGTGTCCTGGAGCCCTAAGAACCTTTGAGTGGGTCGTAATGCCCTTCAGCCTAAAGAAT atctacattgatgatatcgtgGTCAAGTCTCAGTCCTATGATGACCATTTGGAACGCTTGAGGAAGTCTTTCTTGAGaatgcaacagtttgatttgaaagtaaaccTTTTGAAATGTGCCGTCGGAGTCGTCGCAGGCAAGTTCCTTGGATTCTTGGTCCACAACAGAGGGATTGAGGTTGACAAGAACAAGGCCAAAGCAATCATGGAAGCAAAgcctcctaccaccaagaaggagttgcagaagctcttgGGTTCATTTAACTTTTTGAGAAGGTTTATCTCAAACCTAGCTGGAAGGGTTCAGGTCTTTTCTCCACTCTTAAAGCTGAAGGACCATGACGTAtttgtttgggaggcaaaccatcaaaaggcctttgatGAGATCAAAGGCTATCTAGCAACGGCTCCAGTCCTTATGCCTCCCATCAAGAACAGGCCGTTGAAGCTCTACATCTCAGCAGCTGAGGGCTCTATTGGAGGCCTCTTGGCTCAAGATAATGCTCAAGGAAAGCAACAGGCGGTTTATTACTTGAGTAGGTTGTTGACTCCTTGTGAAAGGAG GAGTATGAATACTGAAGCCAACAGCTTGGCTCAGGCCTCCACAGGTCTGAAGCTAGCTCCAGAAACAATCCACAAAATCATCACAATCCAAAAAAAGTTGTTACCTTCTGTTAGAAGGAGAGGTCTAGGACTGGAGATATTTACTTCTGACTTCACAGGTGAAGAATCAGATGATGAACCAGAAAACGATTGGCGTACACCTATTATTTCCTTCCTAAAGAGGCCTCATCACAGAACTTCTAGGAAAGTAAGGAGAAGGGCTATGAGCTATATCCTCGTGG ggCACCCCGAGGCCATGAGGGTCATGAGTGAAGTCCATGAAGGAATCTGTGGCGCCCATCAATCTGGAataaagatgagatggctaatcagaaggtatggatactattggccaaccatCTTAAAGGATTGTATTCGTTTTTCTAAAGGATGCCAACCTTGCCAAGCCCATGGCCCAATTCAGCGTGTTCCTGCAGCTGATTATCATGCTGTGGTCAAACCttggccatttagaggttgggccCTTGACGTAATTGGGAAAATTTATCCGCCCTCTTCAGgaaatcatacttacatcttggtagccacggattacttcaccaagtgggcaGAAGCGGTGCCATTAAAGTCTGTGGATCAACAAGAGGTAATCAAGGTGATCAAGGAaagaatcatccataggttTGGACTGCCTGAACACTTGGTTGCAGATAGGGGTACGATATTTATGGGAGAACAAGTGGTTAACTTTGCTGCACAGCAAAATATTATTATCTCCAATTCTACTCCTTATTACGCACAAGGAAATGGCCAAACCGAATCCACCAACAGGACTCTTGTCAACACTGTCGAGAAAATGGTGAAAGATAATCTAAGGGCCTGGCACGAATTGCTTTCTGAGGCCTTATGGGCCTACAGAACCTCAAAGAAGGAAGCCACCAATATAACTccttatatgttggtatatgggCATGATCCAGTCCTACCAATGGAAGTAGCAGTAAAGTCAACAAGAATAGCATATCAAAATGGCCTCACTTCTGCAGATTATACTCAGGCCATGCTGATGGAGCTTGAGGACTTGGACGAAGTTAGGCTTGCAGCCCTTGATCACATGTTggttcagaaaagaagagtcgCTAGATCTTATGACAAACGTGTAAGGAAAAAGAGCTTTACTGAGGTGACTTGGTTTAGAAGGCAGTCTTCCCCTTAG